The nucleotide window CCGTCCCTACCCCACAGCTAGCAAAAACAATTCCAAGCATTGCAAGGAGCTGAGGTAAGACAATTGGATAGCTAATCGCATCTAACAGGCGACTTGATTCAAAAAAAGCATTTATTGGAGTATCACGATAAATAATACAGGCAAGAATTAATGAAAAAATACACCCCAATCCGATACCAACCAGAGTAATATGTTTTGGCTCAAATAAATTGACTCCACTAACTTGGATATCTTTTAAAATAAAAATACAAAATAGCGTAATTAGAGGAATTGCCAATGCGGGAATAAATACCTTATTATCAGTACGTAAACTTCTCTGCTGTTTAGTAGTGCTAGCACCAATTGGCTTTACCACACCGATGCCAGCAATTATAATCATAACCACCACCAAAATTCCAGCAATAGTATCAGGTAATATATCACCAATAATAAAAAGTAAGGCATATATCAGCCAAAATAGCCCGCCAATAGACTTTCCATTAGACTTAAATACTTTCAGCGCATTTACCAATAGAATTATACCTGTAATAAAATAGAAATAATCCATCTTAATTATGGTCATTATCGGTCTCGTGTTCTAAAATTGTAGCGATCTTTTTTAGGTATTGATCAAGAAGGTAAAGGCGATAAGCATGTGCAATAAAGATGCATAATGCAGTAGGAATCCCCCAAAATGCAACATGGATTGGCTCTACGTGAATACCAAACTCATGAAGAAAAGTTGTCATCAAAATAACCGCACCAAACGCCACAAAAATGTCTTCACCAAAGAAAAGCCCAATATTATCACAAGCCGCACCATGTGCTTTAAGTAGATCCAATGTTTCTCGTGGTATATTTTTATATTTCTTACGAGCAATTTCCTCAATCATTGGGGCTAGAAGAGGTCGGACCATTTGAGCTTGCCCACCAAACATGGCTAAACCAACCGATGCAGTCAGCTGACGCAAAAATAGATAGGTAATTAACAAACGAGACACTGTTAGATTGGCAAATCTGGAGATAAGCGCTTGAGCCCGCTCTCGTAAGCTATGTTTTTCCATTAAACCGATAATTGCTAGTGGTAGAATTACAAGAAAAGAAAGATTCCGAGTTTTGATAAAGCCACTGCCAATCAAGGCGAGAATATCCGGTATAGACTTATTTGCTGCAACCGAAGTTATTATAGCTGAGATCAAGATTGATATTAGGGGATTCAATCTAAACAAAAAACCGATAGCTACAACCATAACACCATATAGTGGCAATAAATTTACAGTTTGCAAATTTCACCTCCATCACAGATTACAGAAAACAGTTACCAGTTTTCACATTTGAGCCAGAAAATAAGAAAAACTATTTCCTAACTCTTGGATTATTTCTGAAGTACTCCATCTCATTTTGGCGTATTTCATTAGCTAGTTTATCAACTAAACCATTGACAAATTTGAATGAGTCTTCACCACCATATAGTTTCGCTAACTCAATCGCTTCATTAATAATAACCGGAGCGGGCACTTCAAGGCTATATTTAAGCTCAACCGCAGCTATTGCTAGCACAGCTTTTTCTATCGGTTGAATCTCTTCCAGCTTACGCGATGAATAATTAGCGTATAACTCAAGACTCGGAATAAAATTGCTAGTCACCATATCTAGAAGAGAATGCAACAAATCATAGTTAGCTTTTGCAAATAGCTCATCATTGCTATTTTGCAAGTAATCTTCAATTTCGCTAACTGATTTTGGATTAGTTTGAAAGTGATAAATTCCCTGAACGGCTAACGATCGTGAAATTCTCCTTGGTGATAATTTTGTATTGCGCATAAACTTCCTGATTTGAGCTAAAAATAGTACTATATTTTAACATGTATCCAGTCCATTAAGCTTTTCTAATAACATAGCTCTAGTGCAGTGCAACATGGATTAATCCGCTGAATACCTTGATATAAAAGAGATTTTTAGGCTATAATACTGCATATTTTTTTGAGTATTTTGAGGAATTTTATGAAATTAGTTACGATTCAAGATTTGGCACAGATAGTTAAAAAGCATGGTTTTGAAAATTTTATGTCTGATCTGGTTAGTTATTTAAAAAATGATTTTGTTCGTTGGAACGAATTTGACAAGTCACCACGGTATGCAGCACATGTCCCAGGTGGAGTTTTAGAGTTAATGCCAACAGCTGATAAACAATATTTTACCTACAAGTATGTAAATGGTCATCCGGGTAATCCGCTTGAAGGTAAGCAAACTATCGTTGCTACCGGGCAAATGTCTGAAGTTAAGTATGGCTTTCCTATTCTTTTATCGGAAATGACTGCCCTAACTGGATTTAGAACTGCGGCGACAACAATGATAGCAACCGAATATATGGCACGTAAAGATAGCTCTACTTTGGCTTTAATCGGAACTGGTGCGCAAAGTGAATTTCAGGCATTGGCTCACCGTATGGTACGTCCAATAAAAACAATTCGCTATTTTGATATTGATCCATTAGCCATGGATAAATTTGAACGCAATCTTGGTGATAAGGGATTTAATCTAGTTCGGTGTACTAGCGCAGAAGAAGCATGTAATGGCGCAGATATAATAACCGTATGTACAGCATGCAAAAAACACGCTGTAGTAATTGAAAATTCATGGGTAAAACCAGGAGTACATATAAACGGACTTGGTGGTGATTGCCCTGGTAAAACTGAGCTAGATAAAGCAATTTTATTCCGTGGTAAAGTCATCGTAGAATACACTGAGCAATCAATGGTTGAAGGCGATATTCAGCAAATCACCCCAGAAGAAGTAAAACAAGTTCTCCATGCTGAGCTTTGGGAACTTATTAGTGGTAGTAAAGTAGGACGTGAAGAAGATTCTGAGGTTACTATCTATGATTCAGTTGGTTTTGCAATTGAAGATTTCTCTGCGCTAAGACTTACTCATGATCTAGCACATAAATACGGTATCGGTCATGACATCGATATGATTCCACCAATAAATGATCCTAAAAACCTGATTTCGGTTCTAGATTTACACAAGTAAAACTCTCCAATAATAATCAGATTAAAATATAAAGGACGGTTTAAACCGCCCTTTATTCATATTAAACTTTTTTAGGACAAAAAATGACTAGAAATGTCAAATTTATTGGTTCAGCAATTGGTAACTGTGGTCGAGTTCTGGGTTGTGAAAGCGCACCTTATTATTTAATCAACGCATTAGCTGAAGAAGATGATTTCGTTGATTGCTGTAGTTATGCATACAAAGGTCACAAACACGATCAATTTGCTTTAAGAAATTACTTTATCAAAGTTGCTTCACATATCAGCTTTATGCTGAATAAAAATACTTTCCCAGTATTACTGGGTGGTGATCATTCTTGTGCAATAGGTACATGGAGTGGTGTTGGTGACTATATTCTTAGTCAGGGTGAAGAATTAAGCATGATCTGGATTGATGCACACATGGATGCACATCGTCCTGAAACCTCACAATCCGGGAATTTGCACGGTATGCCAGTTTCTCATTTACTTGGTTATGGACATCCAGAATTAACTTCAATCCTAACAAAAACACCCAAATTAAAACCTGAGAATTTGGTTTACTTCGGAATCCGTTCATATGAGCCAGAAGAAAAAGAGTTCATTGATAAACTAGGCATTAAGGTCTATTATCAAGATCAATTAAACGAAGAAAACTTTATCAAATTATTTGCTAGCGAATTTGAACGCCTATCCAAACAAACAAAACATGTAGGAATAAGTCTTGATTTAGATGGGTTATCTGCAACTGAATTTACCGCTGTTGGTACTCCAGAAGAAGGTGGTGTTAGTGGCGAAACTTTCATTAAAGCTCTTGATCAAATTGACTTTGACAAGCTGATTGCTTTTGAAATTTCAGAATATAATCCAAAACTTGATTACGAGCGTAAATCTTTAGCATATATGATACATTTGATTAAATATCTACGACACAGGATTGAAAATGTCAACTAAAGTTCAAATTAAAGTAATTGACGAAAAGATTCGTGAGCAGTTACCAGCTTATGCAACAATGGGGTCGGCAGGACTTGATTTACGCGCTTGCATAGACAATACTATTATTTTAAAACCAGGACAAACCGAATTAATCCCAACAGGTCTAGCAATTCATATAGAAGATCCTAATCTCTGTGGAATGATACTACCCCGTTCTGGATTGGGGCATAAGCATGGAATTGTTCTGGGTAATCTTGTTGGTTTAATTGACTCAGATTATCAGGGGCAGTTATTTGTTTCACTTTGGAATCGAGGCAATACTGAATTTACGCTAAACCCAATGGAAAGAATGGCGCAATTGGTCATTGTTCCTGTAGTCCAGGTAGGTTTTGAGCTGGTTGATGAATTTACAGAAACTCATCGCGGCGAAAGCGGATTTGGTAGTACCGGAAAACACTAATTAAATAAATTACGGCTGGAAATTCTTGCAATAAGTATTTCCAGACTATGCAAAGTATGACTATAAATCAGTTCACTGGCAAGATTTTTTTCCCTAGCAATAGCCAATTCAGCTAGACGTTGGTGCTCACTATGGCTAACTTCAATAAGCCTCTCATCCAAATCAGGAAAAGCCAAGGTAAAATACCAGTCACGAATTAATACGCATTCATTCCTAATTTTTTTTAAATACTCCAGTTTACATCCTTCGATAAGCGACTCATGAAACTCATTATTTAATTTAACCCAGTCTCTATATCGAATGCTTTTCTGATCTTTTTCCACTTTGGATAAACGATATAAAGATGCAATAATCTTACTTTCCCAAAGATCATCACCAAATTCAATAGCATCGGCTAATGATAACATTTCAATTTTTGCATAAGTAGTATATGTATCAACAATTTTTTCTTTGCTAAGACAAGCAACAGTAAAACCAATATTATCAACAAACTCAACCAATGGAGTATTTGCCAATCGTGACAATGCTTCCCGAATAGGGCTCAGTCCTACTCCAAGCAAATTCTTGAGGTACTCACCCTTAATTTTATCTCCCGGCAAAAGCTCACCAGATAGTATCAATTGCTGAATTTTATCCAAACACAAGCTGGTCATAGTTTGATTAGGTTGCATTTATTTCCCATAATATTCGAATATTTATAACTTCTCCGATATTATATAATATCTTGGATCAGCATCATAAAACCAATTGATTGCGCTCTGTTATCATACTGCTTTATTGAAAACATAAGAGGTTATAAAATGAAAACATCTCAAATATTAGCAACAATGTTGCTAATCTCATTTGGTTCAGTGGGTGCAGTTGCATTCACCCCAGGGTTACCACAAATAGCAGAATACTTTGGAGTCTCAACAAATATTACAGGCTTTACGGTAACTTGGTATTTGGTTGGCTATACTCTTGGACAGCTATTTTATGGTCCACTGACAAACTACTTTGGTAGTCGTAAAACCATTATAATCGGAGCCATCGTAGAAATAATTGGAGCAACTGGTTGTATAGCCTCAGCACCAATGCACTCTTTTAGCATTTTACTTATCTCTAGGACAATTATGGCGATTGGCGCAGGCTCAGGCTTAACTCTAGCATTTATCCTGACTAGCAAGCTTGCTGATCCAGATAAAAATGCACGCATTATCAGTTTACTAACTGTTTCATTTGCAAT belongs to Aquella oligotrophica and includes:
- a CDS encoding DUF979 domain-containing protein encodes the protein MTIIKMDYFYFITGIILLVNALKVFKSNGKSIGGLFWLIYALLFIIGDILPDTIAGILVVVMIIIAGIGVVKPIGASTTKQQRSLRTDNKVFIPALAIPLITLFCIFILKDIQVSGVNLFEPKHITLVGIGLGCIFSLILACIIYRDTPINAFFESSRLLDAISYPIVLPQLLAMLGIVFASCGVGTAVAYLVNTYLDVSYLFTGVAIYVFGMAILTILVGNAFVAFPVMMSGVGIPVLIHSFHADPAIVASMGMLSGYCGTLMTPMAANFNIVPAVLLELPDKNQIIRVQLPTGAIILLVNVMLLYLLLKI
- a CDS encoding DUF969 domain-containing protein — its product is MQTVNLLPLYGVMVVAIGFLFRLNPLISILISAIITSVAANKSIPDILALIGSGFIKTRNLSFLVILPLAIIGLMEKHSLRERAQALISRFANLTVSRLLITYLFLRQLTASVGLAMFGGQAQMVRPLLAPMIEEIARKKYKNIPRETLDLLKAHGAACDNIGLFFGEDIFVAFGAVILMTTFLHEFGIHVEPIHVAFWGIPTALCIFIAHAYRLYLLDQYLKKIATILEHETDNDHN
- the nusB gene encoding transcription antitermination factor NusB encodes the protein MRNTKLSPRRISRSLAVQGIYHFQTNPKSVSEIEDYLQNSNDELFAKANYDLLHSLLDMVTSNFIPSLELYANYSSRKLEEIQPIEKAVLAIAAVELKYSLEVPAPVIINEAIELAKLYGGEDSFKFVNGLVDKLANEIRQNEMEYFRNNPRVRK
- a CDS encoding ornithine cyclodeaminase; the protein is MKLVTIQDLAQIVKKHGFENFMSDLVSYLKNDFVRWNEFDKSPRYAAHVPGGVLELMPTADKQYFTYKYVNGHPGNPLEGKQTIVATGQMSEVKYGFPILLSEMTALTGFRTAATTMIATEYMARKDSSTLALIGTGAQSEFQALAHRMVRPIKTIRYFDIDPLAMDKFERNLGDKGFNLVRCTSAEEACNGADIITVCTACKKHAVVIENSWVKPGVHINGLGGDCPGKTELDKAILFRGKVIVEYTEQSMVEGDIQQITPEEVKQVLHAELWELISGSKVGREEDSEVTIYDSVGFAIEDFSALRLTHDLAHKYGIGHDIDMIPPINDPKNLISVLDLHK
- a CDS encoding arginase; the encoded protein is MTRNVKFIGSAIGNCGRVLGCESAPYYLINALAEEDDFVDCCSYAYKGHKHDQFALRNYFIKVASHISFMLNKNTFPVLLGGDHSCAIGTWSGVGDYILSQGEELSMIWIDAHMDAHRPETSQSGNLHGMPVSHLLGYGHPELTSILTKTPKLKPENLVYFGIRSYEPEEKEFIDKLGIKVYYQDQLNEENFIKLFASEFERLSKQTKHVGISLDLDGLSATEFTAVGTPEEGGVSGETFIKALDQIDFDKLIAFEISEYNPKLDYERKSLAYMIHLIKYLRHRIENVN
- the dut gene encoding dUTP diphosphatase produces the protein MSTKVQIKVIDEKIREQLPAYATMGSAGLDLRACIDNTIILKPGQTELIPTGLAIHIEDPNLCGMILPRSGLGHKHGIVLGNLVGLIDSDYQGQLFVSLWNRGNTEFTLNPMERMAQLVIVPVVQVGFELVDEFTETHRGESGFGSTGKH
- a CDS encoding GntR family transcriptional regulator — translated: MQPNQTMTSLCLDKIQQLILSGELLPGDKIKGEYLKNLLGVGLSPIREALSRLANTPLVEFVDNIGFTVACLSKEKIVDTYTTYAKIEMLSLADAIEFGDDLWESKIIASLYRLSKVEKDQKSIRYRDWVKLNNEFHESLIEGCKLEYLKKIRNECVLIRDWYFTLAFPDLDERLIEVSHSEHQRLAELAIAREKNLASELIYSHTLHSLEILIARISSRNLFN